A stretch of Henckelia pumila isolate YLH828 chromosome 4, ASM3356847v2, whole genome shotgun sequence DNA encodes these proteins:
- the LOC140860054 gene encoding uncharacterized protein isoform X3 encodes MGTVFTRRFEADRIGSQVPIKLMHLEGLYELFISKFAYTAVDLSMHHFEVQFKMQLTYRTPIYNEEDEVQESEAEGTESGESLKSDNHGKTQWDDDCPWSQWYSAEDPVKGFQLLAIWSEITAESSLDMAELENASPLEADKWFLNPNLSPNLGVSGENTIGFASQLRLLARALEMSLDAQFVEDFVSGSETLKSSEVVPPPTVLDRVLKDLFHEVAGAQLDFSLGEHRNSRAVKGAALESLFAQFCLHALWFGNCSIRAIAVLWIEFVREVRWCWEESQPLPRMPVSGTIDLSTCLINQKLHMLAVCINKKCEQDKGNDVGGSGDSDTAHVWEDILVPRVFSSSPDVGEGLERKQDRKHSSGGPVNMMLLKSRKSMHAPIIQDPPPMTEDMHEERLQAAQALGNSFNFSAQLEKDILASDMSAFKAANPDAVFEDFIRWHSPKDWENDGSIEHNQVSQSNANQGSAGEWPPRGRLSERMSDHGNLWRKIWNEALPLNASEQKPLLDPNREGEKVLHYLETLKPHQLLQQIICTAFRAAADTLNQTSFGDLKHMTTKIGQLYITMGSMLKYLQTHDIIGDDVIEDLTRLCTTFEHIEKLILLAASLHQKFLQSPHLAQAIFDDYYNYYLPKMGTGSAQDGSKKDFDKKQQIRSPDRNVVVNMFPPPTANQSWRKVLSLGNLLNGHEPILREIIFSKRDRVEGSYYAAGTPKVYQQEVETYRMYVCATSNDLGVALAVASCD; translated from the exons ATGGGAACAGTTTTTACTAGAAGATTTGAAGCTGACCGCATTGGTAGCCAAGTTCCAATAAAGCTTATGCATTTGGAAGGATTATATGAGCTATTCATATCTAAATTT GCCTATACTGCTGTGGACTTGTCAATGCATCATTTTGAAGTCCAATTTAAGATGCAGTTAACCTACAGAACCCCTATTTACAATGAGGAAGATGAAGTGCAAGAATCTGAAGCCGAAGGCACAGAATCCGGTGAAAGTCTTAAGAGTGACAACCATGGAAAAACTCAATGGGATGATGATTGTCCTTGGAGTCAGTGGTACTCGGCGGAGGACCCAGTCAAAG GATTTCAGCTGCTTGCAATATGGTCTGAGATAACAGCCGAAAGTTCTTTGGATATGGCTGAATTGGAAAATGCATCTCCTTTGGAAGCTGATAAGTGGTTCTTGAATCCAAATCTTTCCCCAAATCT TGGTGTTTCTGGTGAAAATACCATTGGATTTGCATCACAGCTGCGCCTTCTGGCTAGGGCATTGGAAATGTCATTGGATGCTCAATTTGTGGAAGATTTTGTGTCAG GTTCTGAAACTTTGAAGTCATCAGAAGTTGTGCCTCCACCAACAGTTCTTGATCGCGTGCTAAAAGATCTATTTCACGAAG TTGCGGGAGCTCAATTGGATTTCTCTTTGGGGGAGCATAGAAATTCACGAGCTGTGAAAGGCGCTGCTCTTGAATCACTATTTGCACAGTTCTGTTTACATGCCCTTTGGTTTGGCAATTGTAGTATACGTG CAATTGCTGTACTCTGGATAGAGTTTGTAAGGGAGGTTCGGTGGTGTTGGGAAGAATCACAGCCACTTCCAAGAATGCCAGTCAGTGGCACAATCGACTTATCTACCTGCTTGATTAATCAGAAATTGCACATG CTTGCGGTATGCATCAATAAGAAATGTGAACAAGATAAAGGCAATGATGTTGGTGGAAGTGGTGATTCTGATACAGCTCATGTATGG GAAGATATTTTGGTTCCTAGGGTTTTTTCTTCTTCTCCTGATGTTGGTGAAGGCTTGGAGAGGAAACAAGACAG AAAGCATTCAAGTGGAGGTCCTGTGAATATGATGCTTTTGAAATCACGCAAGAGTATGCATGCTCCAATAATACAG GATCCACCTCCAATGACTGAAGATATGCATGAAGAACGACTACAGGCGGCTCAAGCCTTGGGTAATTCATTT aatttCTCTGCTCAACTTGAGAAAGATATCCTGGCATCGG ACATGTCTGCATTCAAGGCTGCTAATCCAGATGCCGTCTTTGAAGATTTCATTCGGTGGCATTCACCTAAAGATTGGGAAAATGATGGTAGTATTGAACATAATCAAGTGTCTCAAAGTAATGCGAATCAAGGGTCAGCAGGCGAGTGGCCTCCTCGTGGAAGACTATCAGAGCGAATGTCAGATCATGGAAACTTGTGGAGAAAGATCTGGAATGAAGCTCTGCCTTTAAATGCTTCCGAACAAAAGCCTCTTCTAGATCCAAATAGAGAAGGAGAAAAG GTTCTTCATTATTTGGAGACGCTGAAACCGCACCAACTGCTGCAACAAATAATCTGTACTGCCTTCAGAGCAGCAGCTGACACTCTTAATCAGACTTCATTTGGTGACTTGAAGCACATGACCACAAAAATTGGACAGTTGTACATTACCATGGGATCAATGCTAAAATATTTACAAA CGCATGATATAATTGGTGATGATGTCATAGAAGACCTCACACGATTGTGTACGACCTTTGAACACATTGAGAAGTTAATTTTACTAGCAGCATCTCTTCACCAAAAATTCCTGCAATCCCCACACCTTGCACAAGCAATTTTCGATGATTACTACAATTACTACCTCCCTAAAATGGGAACTGGCTCTGCACAAGATGGTTCCAAGAAG GATTTTGACAAGAAGCAACAAATAAGATCACCCGATAGAAATGTGGTCGTCAACATGTTCCCTCCACCAACTGCAAACCAGTCGTGGAGGAAAGTTTTGAGCTTGGGAAATCTCCTCAATGGCCACGAACCGATCTTGAGGGAGATAATCTTTTCGAAACGCGATCGCGTAGAGGGAAGCTACTATGCCGCAGGTACACCCAAGGTTTATCAACAAGAAGTTGAGACATACAGAATGTACGTATGTGCAACCTCAAATGATCTTGGGGTAGCTCTTGCTGTTGCCTCTTGTGACTAA
- the LOC140860054 gene encoding uncharacterized protein isoform X2: protein MASTSNSKRIMEDGDDEEKEFEHFDDFTLASSWERFISEIEAVCRQWLADGPKNLLIKDAVQTDILKDLYKVKSEFKYAMKSYCMEYYFETSNNGKVTDWNQPLHDLQLSFGVKEFLVIAPQSASGVVLDAPEASKLLSAVAIALSNCSCLWPAFVPVHDPSRKAYIGIQNMGTVFTRRFEADRIGSQVPIKLMHLEGLYELFISKFAYTAVDLSMHHFEVQFKMQLTYRTPIYNEEDEVQESEAEGTESGESLKSDNHGKTQWDDDCPWSQWYSAEDPVKGFQLLAIWSEITAESSLDMAELENASPLEADKWFLNPNLSPNLGVSGENTIGFASQLRLLARALEMSLDAQFVEDFVSGSETLKSSEVVPPPTVLDRVLKDLFHEVAGAQLDFSLGEHRNSRAVKGAALESLFAQFCLHALWFGNCSIRAIAVLWIEFVREVRWCWEESQPLPRMPVSGTIDLSTCLINQKLHMLAVCINKKCEQDKGNDVGGSGDSDTAHEDILVPRVFSSSPDVGEGLERKQDRKHSSGGPVNMMLLKSRKSMHAPIIQDPPPMTEDMHEERLQAAQALGNSFNFSAQLEKDILASDMSAFKAANPDAVFEDFIRWHSPKDWENDGSIEHNQVSQSNANQGSAGEWPPRGRLSERMSDHGNLWRKIWNEALPLNASEQKPLLDPNREGEKVLHYLETLKPHQLLQQIICTAFRAAADTLNQTSFGDLKHMTTKIGQLYITMGSMLKYLQTHDIIGDDVIEDLTRLCTTFEHIEKLILLAASLHQKFLQSPHLAQAIFDDYYNYYLPKMGTGSAQDGSKKDFDKKQQIRSPDRNVVVNMFPPPTANQSWRKVLSLGNLLNGHEPILREIIFSKRDRVEGSYYAAGTPKVYQQEVETYRMYVCATSNDLGVALAVASCD, encoded by the exons ATGGCGTCAACCAGCAATTCGAAACGCATTATGGAGGATGGTGATGATGAAGAAAAGGAG TTTGAGCATTTTGATGACTTTACTCTCGCATCTTCATGGGAAAG GTTCATTTCTGAAATAGAAGCTGTGTGTAGACAGTGGTTGGCTGATGGCCCAAAGAATCTTTTG ATAAAGGATGCTGTTCAAACCGATATTTTGAAGGATTTGTACAAGGTTAAATCCGAGTTCAAGTATGCTATGAAAAGCTATTGCATGGAGTACTATTTCGAAACAAGTAATAATG GTAAAGTCACTGACTGGAATCAACCTTTACATGATTTGCAACTATCATTTGGGGTGAAGGAGTTTTTG GTGATTGCTCCGCAAAGTGCAAGTGGGGTGGTTCTTGATGCACCAGAGGCCAGCAAACTTTTGAGTGCAGTTGCCATTGCTTTGTCCAATTGTTCGTG TCTGTGGCCTGCATTTGTTCCAGTTCACGATCCTTCACGCAAAGCCTACATTGGTATTCAAAATATGGGAACAGTTTTTACTAGAAGATTTGAAGCTGACCGCATTGGTAGCCAAGTTCCAATAAAGCTTATGCATTTGGAAGGATTATATGAGCTATTCATATCTAAATTT GCCTATACTGCTGTGGACTTGTCAATGCATCATTTTGAAGTCCAATTTAAGATGCAGTTAACCTACAGAACCCCTATTTACAATGAGGAAGATGAAGTGCAAGAATCTGAAGCCGAAGGCACAGAATCCGGTGAAAGTCTTAAGAGTGACAACCATGGAAAAACTCAATGGGATGATGATTGTCCTTGGAGTCAGTGGTACTCGGCGGAGGACCCAGTCAAAG GATTTCAGCTGCTTGCAATATGGTCTGAGATAACAGCCGAAAGTTCTTTGGATATGGCTGAATTGGAAAATGCATCTCCTTTGGAAGCTGATAAGTGGTTCTTGAATCCAAATCTTTCCCCAAATCT TGGTGTTTCTGGTGAAAATACCATTGGATTTGCATCACAGCTGCGCCTTCTGGCTAGGGCATTGGAAATGTCATTGGATGCTCAATTTGTGGAAGATTTTGTGTCAG GTTCTGAAACTTTGAAGTCATCAGAAGTTGTGCCTCCACCAACAGTTCTTGATCGCGTGCTAAAAGATCTATTTCACGAAG TTGCGGGAGCTCAATTGGATTTCTCTTTGGGGGAGCATAGAAATTCACGAGCTGTGAAAGGCGCTGCTCTTGAATCACTATTTGCACAGTTCTGTTTACATGCCCTTTGGTTTGGCAATTGTAGTATACGTG CAATTGCTGTACTCTGGATAGAGTTTGTAAGGGAGGTTCGGTGGTGTTGGGAAGAATCACAGCCACTTCCAAGAATGCCAGTCAGTGGCACAATCGACTTATCTACCTGCTTGATTAATCAGAAATTGCACATG CTTGCGGTATGCATCAATAAGAAATGTGAACAAGATAAAGGCAATGATGTTGGTGGAAGTGGTGATTCTGATACAGCTCAT GAAGATATTTTGGTTCCTAGGGTTTTTTCTTCTTCTCCTGATGTTGGTGAAGGCTTGGAGAGGAAACAAGACAG AAAGCATTCAAGTGGAGGTCCTGTGAATATGATGCTTTTGAAATCACGCAAGAGTATGCATGCTCCAATAATACAG GATCCACCTCCAATGACTGAAGATATGCATGAAGAACGACTACAGGCGGCTCAAGCCTTGGGTAATTCATTT aatttCTCTGCTCAACTTGAGAAAGATATCCTGGCATCGG ACATGTCTGCATTCAAGGCTGCTAATCCAGATGCCGTCTTTGAAGATTTCATTCGGTGGCATTCACCTAAAGATTGGGAAAATGATGGTAGTATTGAACATAATCAAGTGTCTCAAAGTAATGCGAATCAAGGGTCAGCAGGCGAGTGGCCTCCTCGTGGAAGACTATCAGAGCGAATGTCAGATCATGGAAACTTGTGGAGAAAGATCTGGAATGAAGCTCTGCCTTTAAATGCTTCCGAACAAAAGCCTCTTCTAGATCCAAATAGAGAAGGAGAAAAG GTTCTTCATTATTTGGAGACGCTGAAACCGCACCAACTGCTGCAACAAATAATCTGTACTGCCTTCAGAGCAGCAGCTGACACTCTTAATCAGACTTCATTTGGTGACTTGAAGCACATGACCACAAAAATTGGACAGTTGTACATTACCATGGGATCAATGCTAAAATATTTACAAA CGCATGATATAATTGGTGATGATGTCATAGAAGACCTCACACGATTGTGTACGACCTTTGAACACATTGAGAAGTTAATTTTACTAGCAGCATCTCTTCACCAAAAATTCCTGCAATCCCCACACCTTGCACAAGCAATTTTCGATGATTACTACAATTACTACCTCCCTAAAATGGGAACTGGCTCTGCACAAGATGGTTCCAAGAAG GATTTTGACAAGAAGCAACAAATAAGATCACCCGATAGAAATGTGGTCGTCAACATGTTCCCTCCACCAACTGCAAACCAGTCGTGGAGGAAAGTTTTGAGCTTGGGAAATCTCCTCAATGGCCACGAACCGATCTTGAGGGAGATAATCTTTTCGAAACGCGATCGCGTAGAGGGAAGCTACTATGCCGCAGGTACACCCAAGGTTTATCAACAAGAAGTTGAGACATACAGAATGTACGTATGTGCAACCTCAAATGATCTTGGGGTAGCTCTTGCTGTTGCCTCTTGTGACTAA
- the LOC140860054 gene encoding uncharacterized protein isoform X1 produces MASTSNSKRIMEDGDDEEKEFEHFDDFTLASSWERFISEIEAVCRQWLADGPKNLLIKDAVQTDILKDLYKVKSEFKYAMKSYCMEYYFETSNNGKVTDWNQPLHDLQLSFGVKEFLVIAPQSASGVVLDAPEASKLLSAVAIALSNCSCLWPAFVPVHDPSRKAYIGIQNMGTVFTRRFEADRIGSQVPIKLMHLEGLYELFISKFAYTAVDLSMHHFEVQFKMQLTYRTPIYNEEDEVQESEAEGTESGESLKSDNHGKTQWDDDCPWSQWYSAEDPVKGFQLLAIWSEITAESSLDMAELENASPLEADKWFLNPNLSPNLGVSGENTIGFASQLRLLARALEMSLDAQFVEDFVSGSETLKSSEVVPPPTVLDRVLKDLFHEVAGAQLDFSLGEHRNSRAVKGAALESLFAQFCLHALWFGNCSIRAIAVLWIEFVREVRWCWEESQPLPRMPVSGTIDLSTCLINQKLHMLAVCINKKCEQDKGNDVGGSGDSDTAHVWEDILVPRVFSSSPDVGEGLERKQDRKHSSGGPVNMMLLKSRKSMHAPIIQDPPPMTEDMHEERLQAAQALGNSFNFSAQLEKDILASDMSAFKAANPDAVFEDFIRWHSPKDWENDGSIEHNQVSQSNANQGSAGEWPPRGRLSERMSDHGNLWRKIWNEALPLNASEQKPLLDPNREGEKVLHYLETLKPHQLLQQIICTAFRAAADTLNQTSFGDLKHMTTKIGQLYITMGSMLKYLQTHDIIGDDVIEDLTRLCTTFEHIEKLILLAASLHQKFLQSPHLAQAIFDDYYNYYLPKMGTGSAQDGSKKDFDKKQQIRSPDRNVVVNMFPPPTANQSWRKVLSLGNLLNGHEPILREIIFSKRDRVEGSYYAAGTPKVYQQEVETYRMYVCATSNDLGVALAVASCD; encoded by the exons ATGGCGTCAACCAGCAATTCGAAACGCATTATGGAGGATGGTGATGATGAAGAAAAGGAG TTTGAGCATTTTGATGACTTTACTCTCGCATCTTCATGGGAAAG GTTCATTTCTGAAATAGAAGCTGTGTGTAGACAGTGGTTGGCTGATGGCCCAAAGAATCTTTTG ATAAAGGATGCTGTTCAAACCGATATTTTGAAGGATTTGTACAAGGTTAAATCCGAGTTCAAGTATGCTATGAAAAGCTATTGCATGGAGTACTATTTCGAAACAAGTAATAATG GTAAAGTCACTGACTGGAATCAACCTTTACATGATTTGCAACTATCATTTGGGGTGAAGGAGTTTTTG GTGATTGCTCCGCAAAGTGCAAGTGGGGTGGTTCTTGATGCACCAGAGGCCAGCAAACTTTTGAGTGCAGTTGCCATTGCTTTGTCCAATTGTTCGTG TCTGTGGCCTGCATTTGTTCCAGTTCACGATCCTTCACGCAAAGCCTACATTGGTATTCAAAATATGGGAACAGTTTTTACTAGAAGATTTGAAGCTGACCGCATTGGTAGCCAAGTTCCAATAAAGCTTATGCATTTGGAAGGATTATATGAGCTATTCATATCTAAATTT GCCTATACTGCTGTGGACTTGTCAATGCATCATTTTGAAGTCCAATTTAAGATGCAGTTAACCTACAGAACCCCTATTTACAATGAGGAAGATGAAGTGCAAGAATCTGAAGCCGAAGGCACAGAATCCGGTGAAAGTCTTAAGAGTGACAACCATGGAAAAACTCAATGGGATGATGATTGTCCTTGGAGTCAGTGGTACTCGGCGGAGGACCCAGTCAAAG GATTTCAGCTGCTTGCAATATGGTCTGAGATAACAGCCGAAAGTTCTTTGGATATGGCTGAATTGGAAAATGCATCTCCTTTGGAAGCTGATAAGTGGTTCTTGAATCCAAATCTTTCCCCAAATCT TGGTGTTTCTGGTGAAAATACCATTGGATTTGCATCACAGCTGCGCCTTCTGGCTAGGGCATTGGAAATGTCATTGGATGCTCAATTTGTGGAAGATTTTGTGTCAG GTTCTGAAACTTTGAAGTCATCAGAAGTTGTGCCTCCACCAACAGTTCTTGATCGCGTGCTAAAAGATCTATTTCACGAAG TTGCGGGAGCTCAATTGGATTTCTCTTTGGGGGAGCATAGAAATTCACGAGCTGTGAAAGGCGCTGCTCTTGAATCACTATTTGCACAGTTCTGTTTACATGCCCTTTGGTTTGGCAATTGTAGTATACGTG CAATTGCTGTACTCTGGATAGAGTTTGTAAGGGAGGTTCGGTGGTGTTGGGAAGAATCACAGCCACTTCCAAGAATGCCAGTCAGTGGCACAATCGACTTATCTACCTGCTTGATTAATCAGAAATTGCACATG CTTGCGGTATGCATCAATAAGAAATGTGAACAAGATAAAGGCAATGATGTTGGTGGAAGTGGTGATTCTGATACAGCTCATGTATGG GAAGATATTTTGGTTCCTAGGGTTTTTTCTTCTTCTCCTGATGTTGGTGAAGGCTTGGAGAGGAAACAAGACAG AAAGCATTCAAGTGGAGGTCCTGTGAATATGATGCTTTTGAAATCACGCAAGAGTATGCATGCTCCAATAATACAG GATCCACCTCCAATGACTGAAGATATGCATGAAGAACGACTACAGGCGGCTCAAGCCTTGGGTAATTCATTT aatttCTCTGCTCAACTTGAGAAAGATATCCTGGCATCGG ACATGTCTGCATTCAAGGCTGCTAATCCAGATGCCGTCTTTGAAGATTTCATTCGGTGGCATTCACCTAAAGATTGGGAAAATGATGGTAGTATTGAACATAATCAAGTGTCTCAAAGTAATGCGAATCAAGGGTCAGCAGGCGAGTGGCCTCCTCGTGGAAGACTATCAGAGCGAATGTCAGATCATGGAAACTTGTGGAGAAAGATCTGGAATGAAGCTCTGCCTTTAAATGCTTCCGAACAAAAGCCTCTTCTAGATCCAAATAGAGAAGGAGAAAAG GTTCTTCATTATTTGGAGACGCTGAAACCGCACCAACTGCTGCAACAAATAATCTGTACTGCCTTCAGAGCAGCAGCTGACACTCTTAATCAGACTTCATTTGGTGACTTGAAGCACATGACCACAAAAATTGGACAGTTGTACATTACCATGGGATCAATGCTAAAATATTTACAAA CGCATGATATAATTGGTGATGATGTCATAGAAGACCTCACACGATTGTGTACGACCTTTGAACACATTGAGAAGTTAATTTTACTAGCAGCATCTCTTCACCAAAAATTCCTGCAATCCCCACACCTTGCACAAGCAATTTTCGATGATTACTACAATTACTACCTCCCTAAAATGGGAACTGGCTCTGCACAAGATGGTTCCAAGAAG GATTTTGACAAGAAGCAACAAATAAGATCACCCGATAGAAATGTGGTCGTCAACATGTTCCCTCCACCAACTGCAAACCAGTCGTGGAGGAAAGTTTTGAGCTTGGGAAATCTCCTCAATGGCCACGAACCGATCTTGAGGGAGATAATCTTTTCGAAACGCGATCGCGTAGAGGGAAGCTACTATGCCGCAGGTACACCCAAGGTTTATCAACAAGAAGTTGAGACATACAGAATGTACGTATGTGCAACCTCAAATGATCTTGGGGTAGCTCTTGCTGTTGCCTCTTGTGACTAA
- the LOC140863422 gene encoding glucosamine inositolphosphorylceramide transferase 1-like translates to MGSSPVVSSGSCTSGGPGGGGWFRWRWNGGIGGGKSCNSFVNRNGNCVIHSSNNNNSHINTSEHCVLSSCLAFLLVSVVVLGSIGSLYGRFMLTPNVRSEINAPPGCVSDNEGSWAIGVYYGDSPFSLKPIEAMNVWRDESAAWPVANPVLTCASPSDSGFPSNFVADPFLYVQGDTLYLFYETKNSVTMQGDIGVARSVDKGATWKHLGIALDEDWHLSYPYVFEYNGNIYMMPESSKKGDLRLYRAINFPLTWTMDKIIMKKPLVDAFIIPHQGLFWLFGSDHSGIGAKKNGQLEIWYGNSPLGPWKPHKRNPVHNTDKSMGARNGGRPFVYNGNLYRIGQDSGETYGKRVRVFKIGVLTTDEFREVEVPLGVEESNKGRNAWNGARGHHVDAQQLSSGEWIAFLDGDRVPSGDALRRFIFGLASFLAVFVFVMLVGFLLGVVKYIVPLSWCPHNMGKRSDTFSSWEKPNVLSAKLRLFCSRLNRASSTLRARIRPSSCSGIIILTFVIVVAMTLTCCGVNYIYGGNGGQEPYPLSGHYSEFTLLTMTYDARLWNLKMYVEHYSRCSSVREIVVVWNKGTPPPLSDFDSAVPVRIRIEEHNSLNNRFKLDPLIKTRAVLELDDDIMMACDDIERGFRVWREHPERIVGFYPRLVNGPPLKYKGEKHARKHDGYNMILTGAAFIDSTVAFERYWSTYAVKGREMVDSFFNCEDILMNYLYANKSSNKVVEYIKPAWAIDTSKFSNVAISRNTQAHYGVRSNCLTKFSDMYGSLTDRKVEFSRRTDGWDV, encoded by the exons ATGGGTTCGAGTCCAGTCGTGAGTTCAGGGTCCTGTACTAGCGGCGGTCCCGGTGGTGGCGGGTGGTTCAGGTGGCGGTGGAATGGAGGGATTGGAGGTGGGAAGAGCTGCAACAGCTTTGTTAATCGGAATGGAAACTGTGTCATTCACAGTAGTAATAATAACAATAGTCACATTAATACTAGTGAACATTGTGTTCTCTCGTCTTGTCTTGCGTTTCTCTTGGTCTCGGTTGTCGTTTTGGGGTCGATAGGGAGTTTGTATGGGAGGTTCATGCTCACGCCTAATGTGCGATCGGAGATCAACGCGCCGCCCGGCTGCGTCTCCGACAATGAGGGTTCGTGGGCCATCGGCGTTTACTATGGTGATTCACCCTTTTCTCTTAAGCCAATTGAAGCC ATGAATGTTTGGAGGGATGAGAGTGCAGCATGGCCTGTAGCCAATCCTGTTCTTACTTGTGCTTCGCCTTCTGATTCTGGCTTTCCCAGTAATTTTGTTGCCGACCCTTTTCTTTATGTACag GGAGATACTCTTTATCTGTTTTACGAAACAAAAAATTCCGTTACGATGCAAGGAGATATAGGAGTTGCACGAAGTGTAGATAAGGGAGCAACATGGAAGCATTTGGGTATTGCACTAGATGAAGATTGGCATCTCTCATATCCCTATGTCTTTGAATACAACGGAAAC ATATATATGATGCCAGAGAGCAGTAAAAAAGGGGATCTTCGTCTTTATCGTGCCATAAACTTCCCTTTGACATGGACAATGGATAAGATAATTATGAAAAAGCCTCTTGTAGATGCTTTTATAATACCTCATCAGGGCTTGTTTTGGCTTTTCGGTTCTGACCACAGTGGGATTGGCGCCAAAAAGAATGGACAACTAGAGATCTGGTATGGCAATTCTCCTCTTGGTCCTTGGAAACCTCATAAGAGGAACCCTGTACATAATACAGACAAGAGCATGGGAGCTCGGAATGGAGGCAGGCCATTTGTATACAACGGAAATCTTTATCGCATCGGTCAAGACTCTGGCGAGACATATGGAAAGCGGGTACGGGTTTTCAAGATTGGAGTTTTGACCACTGATGAGTTCAGAGAAGTCGAGGTTCCGTTGGGAGTCGAGGAGTCCAATAAGGGCCGGAATGCATGGAATGGTGCTCGTGGCCATCACGTCGATGCTCAACAGCTCAGTTCTGGCGAGTGGATCGCATTTCTTGACGGGGATCGTGTTCCATCAGGAGATGCACTTCGACGCTTTATATTTGGGTTAGCTTCGTTTCTAGCCGTGTTTGTTTTCGTCATGCTTGTGGGATTTTTACTTGGGGTTGTGAAGTATATCGTCCCATTAAGTTGGTGCCCACACAATATGGGGAAGAGGAGTGACACTTTCTCATCTTGGGAGAAGCCAAATGTGTTATCTGCGAAGCTGAGGCTATTCTGCAGTCGCCTGAACCGAGCAAGCTCTACTCTGCGTGCCAGAATAAGGCCAAGCAGTTGCAGCGGAATCATCATCCTGACTTTCGTGATTGTGGTGGCTATGACGCTGACATGTTGCGGGGTCAATTATATCTACGGTGGAAATGGTGGACAGGAACCATACCCACTTAGTGGTCACTACTCCGAGTTCACTTTATTAACCATGACCTACGACGCTCGACTTTGGAATCTGAAAATGTACGTGGAACATTACTCGAGATGCTCCTCGGTGCGTGAGATAGTTGTGGTGTGGAACAAAGGAACGCCACCGCCATTAAGCGACTTTGACTCAGCGGTTCCCGTAAGGATAAGGATAGAGGAACACAACTCGTTGAACAACCGCTTCAAGCTTGATCCATTGATAAAGACTCGAGCAGTTCTTGAGCTCGACGATGATATCATGATGGCTTGTGATGACATCGAACGAGGGTTCAGAGTCTGGCGTGAACATCCAGAACGAATAGTGGGGTTTTATCCGCGCCTTGTTAACGGCCCCCCCTTAAAGTATAAAGGCGAGAAACATGCCCGAAAACACGACGGGTACAACATGATTTTGACGGGGGCTGCTTTCATCGACAGCACAGTGGCATTTGAGAGATATTGGAGCACGTACGCGGTGAAAGGCCGGGAGATGGTGGACAGTTTCTTTAACTGCGAAGACATATTGATGAACTATTTATACGCAAATAAAAGCTCGAACAAGGTGGTAGAGTACATCAAACCCGCGTGGGCGATTGATACGTCGAAATTTTCTAATGTGGCTATCAGCAGGAATACACAGGCTCATTATGGGGTCCGAAGCAACTGCTTGACGAAGTTTTCGGACATGTATGGAAGTTTAACTGACCGGAAGGTTGAGTTCAGCAGACGAACAGATGGTTGGGATGTATAG